GGTGAGGGATCCTAAGATCCTGTGAGTAAGCAGAGGCCCAATAGAGTTATAGGAGTAACGTGTGCTTCGGTAGAGTactttcttcttcttttctttttttcttcgtTCATGGCCATGGTTGTCAAATTGTACCACAGGAATAGAACGTAAATCACAAGAGGAGAGTTGCTGCGGTGGCAACTGCAGAGACGTACTTGGGTGTGTGAGATTTCACTGCGGAAGAGTTACAGGACGTTTTGAACGATAGTGTCTCTGGAGTAGGATCAGATAGGACCTAAGTGGTGGGATAGTGGGGAGGTTTTGGGAGCAGGGTTAGCTGGTAGGGACATTTAGGCTGAAACACAGCCCATACGGTAGGTGGCGACATGCACCTATAACATTTGTTTGTGAACCGCAATAATACCGAAAGAGATGGAGAAGAACAAAACAGTTGCTGTTACTGGAATCACAGCAAACTCCGTGTGACATAATAACCATCAATATGTCTTATACTTAAAATGATCTAGACAAATAATTACAATGAATAATTAAATTAATTCACCAGAAACCACCTGTGAGAAACATACAGTAACTCAATGGTAAGGGATCGTGGAATTCAGTCAGTTTAGCACAAGGGGCGGTTTATAAGCGCCAAATCTGATTGGCTCTTTTCTCATTCTCCATCCGCAAACGAGATCCCGGAAGTTGCCCCGGTAAGGAACGTGTTTTGTTTTCAGAGTGCGCTTTTAGCGTGTTGTACATTTCCTCGGGAACATTAAAGACGGAAAACCTTGAACAGTATGGGCCTATTGCATTCATCGATGGCCACCAGATTATCGGCCGTTGATCTCTCGTTTAATGCATCAATAGGCACTAAAATCACCCGCACATCTGATGTGAACTGCAATCCTTGGCCACACCGCACCCTAAAGCCGATTTCGATATTTTAGTCCTGCTTTCAACCAAAACAGCGTGATAAACCAAActtgcaacaaacaaaaaaacttgATCTCGTGTTGTTACCGGGTCAAACAAGGCTATTGCGTTGCAGCTTTCACGTACGAATATCGCATTCTCACTGATCAAACATTCGAATGTTACATGTTTAAAGCCAGCTATCTATCTACAACGCTGTATAACTGCAACCTGAATATACAGACgtgtgttagttagctagtttCAGTACGCTACCTGCCAGTATATTTGTGTGCAGTGAGACACTTATTTCCACGAATCTGGCttaacatatgatgctctcttgTCGTCTTCCTCATCTCTGCCTCTTCCCCCATTTCCTCCTACAGAGATGAGTAGCTGTTTTCTGGATGAGGAGACGTTCTGTCAGTGTTGTCAGCTTCTCCTCCAACACTCCCACTCCCTCTGTGACGGCTGGAGCTGGGAACAAGTGAAGGTATGGGAGGGAGTTTTTAGGATAGAGAAGGGTAGAGTTTTATTtgcggtaggcctacagtatttaGGGGAAAGGAAGGGTTAGCATTGAGAAGAGTATAGTTGGGCTAGTTTGGGTTAAGGAAAGgttagaaatgtcctttttttTTAGGGTGCTTGACTATCCCAGTCGCCTGAAGAAACTGAGTGAGGAATGCTTGGctgtcttttttttattttttatttatttttacctttatttaaccaggcaagtcagttaagaacatattcttattttcaatgacggcctgtgaacagtgggttaactgcctgttcaggggcagaacgacagatttgtaccttgtcagctcgggggtttgaactcgcaaccttccgttactagtccagcgctctaaccactaggctacgctgcgtGTGAATCTGTAGAGCAGGGGTATGCAACTAGATTAAGCCACGGGATGATTTTTGTCAGAGTGGATGTAACttgaccacaactaagcccaaAAATAGATGGTATTGAACATAACAGTCATTACATACCTTTTTATTATATTGATACAAGCAGTtatttcttatatatatatatttttaattagtTGTGGGAATACTTGAGCAGATTTTAGCTGAATTCTGGTAATTgtagccccccccacacacacacacacaaaaatcttGGCATAAAATTATGAAGATTGGAGCCACCGCTAAACCGGCTTCCTCTCTCGATTTCTTCTTAGGTTTCTTCCATCTGTGTTTTTCCTGGCCACTGTGCTTTCACTTCTGCTTTGCTCTTTGGGGTCGAGGCCAGGaaactgtaaagcactttgtgactaATGTGGAAAAGTCTTTTTATAAAATGCGATTGATTAATAATATTGTTTCCATTCAAGGGTTCTGAGGAGGGCTACCTGAGGAAGACTGCCCTGGGGACCGGCAGAACCAGATGTAACCTGGACCAGCAAGGAACCAGTTCAGACAGGCACCAGGAGAGGACCTTCTCCCCTTCTTtccataatgatgatgatgaagatgatggcgCAGTGTGTTGTATACAGGAGGAGAACAGTAGTAGCAGTGTCGTTCAGTATGAATACCATATCCTCTACTCCTGCAGCTACCAAACTCCTGTCCTCTACTTCAGAGCTTCAACCCTGGGTATGTAGCCAGACAGTACTGGCTGAATGGTTATTTGAAGTAATACATTGCAAATACAGGACTTGCATTGTCTTCAGTCGTCCACTTCATTATACACTTACTggtccctgtctcgctctctctccctgtctcgctctctctccctgtctcgctctctctccctgtctcgctctctctccctgtctcgctctctccccctgtctcgctctctccccctgtctcgctctctccccctgtctcgctctctccccctgtctcgctctctccccctgtctcgctctctccccctgtctcgctctctccccctgtctcgctctctccccctgtctcgctctctccccctgtctcgctctctccccctgtctcgctctctcccctgtctcgctctctccccctgtctcgctctctcccctgtctcgctctctctcccctgtctcgctctctccccctgtctcgctctctcccctgtctcgctctctcccccctccccccgtctcgctctctccccctcgctctctccccccgctctctccccccccgtctcgctctctccccccgtctcgctctctcccccgtctcgctctccccccgctctctcgctctctccccccgtctcgctctctccccgtctcgctctctccccccgtctcgctctcgctctctctgtcagagGGTAGGAGTCTCTGTCTCGAGGAGGTATGGGACAGTGTTCATCctaactacagacagagactaCAGCACAGACCCTGGGACACCATCACACAACAGGTTGGtaccactctcccctctctctttccggTAAGATTGTATCCCTCTCTTGATCTCTTTTTCCTCCATAAATCTCCCACTTCCACTCGACACCACACTCAAtcttctgcctgtctctctctaggaacaCCCGTTGCTCGGCCAGTCGTTCTTTGTGCTCCACCCCTGCATGACAGAAGAGTTCATGATGCCTGTTCTAAAAGCTGCCCTGGAAGAACACCGGTGAGTTTGAGACTCAACATGTGTCTTCTATCTGAAAGtattacactgtgtgtgtgtgtgttctcctgtgtGACCTTTGCCCTCTGACCGCTGTGCAGACAGGTGAACTACATTGTGACCTGGCTCAGTGTGGTGGGTCCTGTTGTGGGACTGGATGTTCCTCTGAGCTACTGTACACAGGTACCTGAACCACCGCACACCCCCTCCAGCTCTCCACAGCCCCCCTCCAGCTCTCCACAGCCCCCCTCCAGCTCTAGGGACAAAGCCAGGCTGAATGGTTCTCCCATCTAGCATGGACAACACATAATTCTAAAGCGAATTTCCATTGGAGCCAGATTTGACATCAACTTGAGATGTGTTGATGAGGTCTGTCCAGTGGGCATGAGATGGAGGACATGGCAGCTGCTTTTCACAGCAAGTCTCTAGAGAGAACCGTTACATGAAGCACTGCTGGCACCTAGTGGTGGGAAACATTACTGCAACTCTACAGGCCTGTCAGAACTGCTAGGTTGAATCAGATCAGGTGATGGATCTGAGAAGAGGGAGCGGGGATGACGTATATAGATCTGGGACAGGGTCTTACTATGGGCTTCAGTGCTGATACCTGTGAAAGGGTGAAACATGACACTTCTCCTTTTGTCACAGCAGACCTGGTCTTAGGAGGCTAGACAACCACGGCGCAACGAAAGAGATGTCTATTGATTTCTATGGGAGCTACTCTGTCCTTGACAAAGTTGTTTTGGAACAAGACAAAGGAACGTCTATTTTGTCCCTGGATAGGGGACTGAAGATGACGTCAGATGTAACTTATGTTCCCTATGACCTCAAACATTAACTCTTTAAGTACACGCTCTCATTGTCACCTAACATGTCCAACAATCATGTCGGAACTTTTTGATTTCTTTGCAAAAAAGTTGATGACAAACACACCGTTTTTGGCCTGCATTGTGAAGATTTTTTAAAACAGAAACATATTTTTTTCAGTTCCAGATTCGGTAAGATTCCTGTTTGTCTCTGACAGACTGGTCGTATCTGAAGGGGCTTCTTCTAACCGTGTGAGTGGCATTGTGATCCATGATAGTTTGTACTTTGGCCAGACCCTTGTCTGTTGGCAGAAGACTCAGGAATTCATTTATTGGTCAACTGGGAGAAAAGTTTGTTCGTGTGTATTCTTGCAGTAGAATGGATGCCCTTTTCACCATAATTTGTCTAACATCCTGTCTCCGTTGACCGAGAGCGTGGGGAGAGTTTCATACCTCCTCCTCATACGATTTAACACGGTCGATTTGCTTTTGAATTGGAAAACGGTTGCATGTTGACTGTATCACAGGTTGTAATACCAATGTTGGC
The Oncorhynchus gorbuscha isolate QuinsamMale2020 ecotype Even-year linkage group LG20, OgorEven_v1.0, whole genome shotgun sequence DNA segment above includes these coding regions:
- the atg10 gene encoding ubiquitin-like-conjugating enzyme ATG10 isoform X2, encoding MSTDLRREAVTQTTGEREREEMSSCFLDEETFCQCCQLLLQHSHSLCDGWSWEQVKGSEEGYLRKTALGTGRTRCNLDQQGTSSDRHQERTFSPSFHNDDDEDDGAVCCIQEENSSSSVVQYEYHILYSCSYQTPVLYFRASTLEGRSLCLEEVWDSVHPNYRQRLQHRPWDTITQQEHPLLGQSFFVLHPCMTEEFMMPVLKAALEEHRQVNYIVTWLSVVGPVVGLDVPLSYCTQVPEPPHTPSSSPQPPSSSPQPPSSSRDKARLNGSPI
- the atg10 gene encoding ubiquitin-like-conjugating enzyme ATG10 isoform X1, yielding MTLSVLLSFDAASLPDKVKLGCVSYAVRDFVPNPFQCFRCQAYGHVAAVCRWEIPRCEKCAGGEMSSCFLDEETFCQCCQLLLQHSHSLCDGWSWEQVKGSEEGYLRKTALGTGRTRCNLDQQGTSSDRHQERTFSPSFHNDDDEDDGAVCCIQEENSSSSVVQYEYHILYSCSYQTPVLYFRASTLEGRSLCLEEVWDSVHPNYRQRLQHRPWDTITQQEHPLLGQSFFVLHPCMTEEFMMPVLKAALEEHRQVNYIVTWLSVVGPVVGLDVPLSYCTQVPEPPHTPSSSPQPPSSSPQPPSSSRDKARLNGSPI
- the atg10 gene encoding ubiquitin-like-conjugating enzyme ATG10 isoform X3 — protein: MSSCFLDEETFCQCCQLLLQHSHSLCDGWSWEQVKGSEEGYLRKTALGTGRTRCNLDQQGTSSDRHQERTFSPSFHNDDDEDDGAVCCIQEENSSSSVVQYEYHILYSCSYQTPVLYFRASTLEGRSLCLEEVWDSVHPNYRQRLQHRPWDTITQQEHPLLGQSFFVLHPCMTEEFMMPVLKAALEEHRQVNYIVTWLSVVGPVVGLDVPLSYCTQVPEPPHTPSSSPQPPSSSPQPPSSSRDKARLNGSPI